In Haliotis asinina isolate JCU_RB_2024 chromosome 15, JCU_Hal_asi_v2, whole genome shotgun sequence, the sequence CAAGCATGGACGAGTTTAGACTGCAGTATATTATTCGATGtacaaatatatgaattgtataTTGTTGTTACTCAGTCATATCTTAGGCGAATTGTTAGCCTAGGTGTGAAAGAGTCCCTTTGTTAAACAGAAGACACGGGTTATATGTCAGCACATATTCAGTATTTGTGTTTACTATGTCACGGTGAACAGGAAGGGCGGGGACATGGGTTATTCCAATGTATGACATCATAGTCTATAGTAAACATGCAGCTAGTAAAGTGCAGTCTGAAGCGAATACTATTTGTCCTCGCCGTCAAGAAGACAACCTACTTAAATGGTGCTGTCTATTCAATAACGGACTTGTGCCATGCCGTATGGTACTGTTAAACGTTTTCTACACTTCATCATGTGGTAATATTGTCATTCGTAACTTCACTAAAAAGACGTATCATATTGGAGATTCATATTGGGGATAGTATATCAATGTCATATATCTTCAGACTATTGActattgtgtgtttgtatgtgagagagagggaaagtgagtgagtgcgtgtgtttgtgtgtgtgagagtgagtgaataagtgagtgagtgagtgagtgtcagtCGCTGATGAATGAAGCAGCTAAAAGCTGAGCGAGATACTTCCTACGCCACTAGTCCTACTTCCAAGTAAAACGTTCTAGCAACTGCATCACTTCTTCCACCTTCACTAGAGTGATGTGGATGACCATCGCCATCATTGCTGCCTTCAAGCATCATCCCTTTAGAAGCCGTATTTTGCCCTTGATGcttaatatattaatatttttggCTCAGATTTTCCAGAAGCATGGATCTGCCGTATCACATTCAGGAAACCTCTTCGTTGATGAAGAGTCGGGGGCCGTATGTAAGGTATATTGTACATGCGACCTTGACCTCTTCACAAAGACCAGCCCCAGACCCTCTACAACGCCAAGTTATAGAGCGGGTGTTTAACTATAGCCTTCGGCTGCTAGAGGAGCGAATCAGGGTCTCCTGCACCCGAGCAAACGTCCATACTTTGAATGGTGATCAGATGAGTATACTGGAGAGGGAGTTAATCCGGTCTGAGGATCGATTGATGGAACTCTTCATGTCTGAAGCAAGTTGTGAAGATGAACCCGATTACGAACACCCCCCAGATGCTGACAGTGACGTTGGAGCTAAATCGGGTAAGGAAGCGCGATCtgttgtaaattgttttgttattCATCAAAGTATATGGACCCTACGGCATTTTGGTGACAGTATTTCGGTTTCATATCGACGTGAGAAATATTGgtataaaatataacattatcTTACACTTGCAAACTTGCAAATAGGAATGGACTCCAGGTTACCCATTGGACTAAGGCAGTAGGCATTGTTTGAATCAGACCTTTGCGTTCACTACATTTTTATCTGGACAAATGTGTTGTTTGCGTGAGTAAGCGGCAAAACTTTGAACAACAATATCCGCATCTTAAGCGAGTTGTCTACTCATACCTTTGAAtcattttgctttttgtttgcTAAGAATCTGTATTGTTTACCAGATCACCACATCGTGCCCTTCGTACTCTCTAGTCACCACGAGGAACTGATGTCATGTCTCGACACAAGGGGAACGCATTTGCTGGACATCATGGCCCAGAATGATCTCCTGAGTGAATCTGATGAGGAGGACATCAGGAAATATGAGTCCCACGGAGAAAGGAATCAACGTGTTCTTGAGGTTCTTTCTACAGTTTCACCAAAGAAAAGCATCAAATGCGTTTTTGACTTCATTAAGGGCACAAACCCCGACCTTGGAAGGAGACTGTCCCGGTCTATGCAGGAACTGTCTCACCACGAACATCTGTGCGCCACGTGTACTGTTGTTACACAAATTGATCCAAGTCGCATTGCAACGGCCATGTTTAAAAATAAGACTATACCTCACAGCTTCTATAAAGATCTCAGAAACCCGGCTGTCTCAAGTCAAACGAAATGGAATAGGATCATCGATAAGGATTTAGACATTGCTGCAATAAATGCTCTACCACCAAAGTTCCACCACTTCCACGACATGTTTGGTGACGACAAACGCCTTATCTGCAGATGCGACAGTATTAGCGTTGGTAGGCACTGACTGCCCTGTCTTTGTTTAAACCAAGGCAACACTCAGCaaacctgtgacaccacttctcattccaTTCCATCTTATAtttgtgatctgatgcaaaaatgTAGGACAATAAATagattacatgcaataaaacctacGTACATCGGTTACAACTACTTGGGCAGTCAGTcctgatttgaagaggtcatgcGACGATTAGTCATGCtaggtatactcacgaatatttaTTAAAAAGCGAATAACGGTCACGTATGTTCTGCTTGAGTGTATTGATTTTGTAATCACAAGGGATGAGTATTACAATCTCAAAACAGTCAAGGATCATTTTTAGAATGTTAATCATCATCAATCAAATCAAATGCACAACTGTTAGCTTTACTTGAGATATGCCTCCAGTATTGATGTCCATTTGACTAACTGTAAACTTGAATGACGCTCACTTCATTGAACCAGTATGTCAATTCAACACAGTATCTTTTTGTCATCTTTCTTCATTTTAGGCATTGAAGGTCCCCCCGAAGGAGTGATGACAAGAAGTTCTGGTGCAAGTACCTTCCGTAACTGGCTGTCCAAGACCAAGGTAGGACACATGGGTTCTCTGTGCTCACATTTTGCATTGAAACACGAAGAGATATATTGTTATTCGTATCAAGAACTAAAATATTAATGATAATACAATATTCATGTCTGCAGCTGCGTATGTTCCTGTTACACTTCTCTGTGTTGATTGTGCGTATACATGTAGATACCTACAGTGTCTTGCTGTAACCTATCTGTATGTATAGAGACGTATATTGcagtgtatgttgtatgtatagAGACGTATATTGCTGTGTTGGCTTTGTGTATAGAGACGTATATTGCTGTGTTGACTATGTATAGAGATGTACATCGCTTTTTCGACTGTATGCATAGAGACGTATATTGCTGTGTTGGCTGTATGTTTAGAGACGTCTATTCTGTGTTGGCTGTGTCTATAGAgacatatattgctgtgttgacTGTATGTTTAGAGACATCTATTCTGTGTTGGCTGTGTCTATAGAGACATATATTGCGGAGTTTGCTGTATGTACAGAGACGTCTATTCTGTGTTGGCTGTGTGTATTGAGACATACATTGCGGAGTTTTCTGTATGTACAGAGACGTCTATTCTGTGTTGGCTGTGTGTATTGAGACATACATTGCGGAGTTTTCTGTATGTACAGAGACGTCTATTCTGTGTTGGCTGTGTCTATAGAGACATATATTGCGGAGTTTGCTGTATGTACAGAGACGTCTATTCTGTGTTGGCTGTGTGTATAGAGACATATATTGCGGAGTTTTCTGTATGTACAGAGACGTCTATTCTGTGTTGGCTGTGTCTATAGAGACATATATTGCGGAGTTTGCTGTATGTACAGAGACGTCTATTCTGTGTTGGCTGTGTGTATAGAGACATATATTGCGGAGTTTGCTGTATGTACAGAGACGTCTATTCTGTGTTGGCTGTGTCTATAGAGACATATATTGCGGAGTTTGCTGTATGTACAGAGACGTCTATTCTGTGTTGGCTGTGTCTATAGAGACATATATTGCGGAGTTTGCTGTATGTACAGAGACGTCTATTCTGTGTTGGCTGTGTGTATTGAGACATATATTGCGGAGTTTGCTGTATGTACAGAGACGTCTATTCTGTGTTGGCTGTGTGTATTGAGACATATATTGCGGAGTTTGCTGTATGTACAGAGACGTCTATTCTGTGTTGGCTGTGTGTATTCAGACATACATTGCGGAGTTTTCTGTATGTACAGAGACGTCTATTCTGTGTTGGCTGTGTGTATAGAGACATATATTGCGGAGTTTGCTGTATGTACAGAGACGTCTATTCTGTGTTGGCTGTGTATTGAgacatatattgctgtgttgacTGTATGTTTAGAGACATCTATTCTGTGTTGGCTGTGTGTATAGAGACATATATTGCGGTGTTTGCTGTATGTACAGAGACGTCTATTCTGTGTTGGCTGTGTATTGAGccatatattgctgtgttgacTGTATGTTTAGAGACATCTATTCTGTGTTGGCTGTGTGTATTCAGACATACATTGCGGAGTTTTCTGTATGTACAGAGACGTCTATTCTGTGTTGGCTGTGTCTATAGAGACATATATTGCGGAGTTTGCTGTATGTACAGAGACGTCTATTCTGTGTTGGCTGTGTGTATAGAGACATATATTGCGGAGTTTGCTGTATGTACAGAGACGTCTATTCTGTGTTGGCTGTGTGTATTGAGACATATATTGCGGAGTTTGCTGTATGTACAGAGACGTCTATTCTGTGTTGGCTGTGTGTATTCAGACATACATTGCGGAGTTTGCTGTATGTACAGAGACGTCTATTCTGTGTTGGCTGTGTGTATAGAGACATATATTGCGGAGTTTGCTGTATGTACAGAGACGTCTATTCTGTGTTGGCTGTGTATTGAgacatatattgctgtgttgacTGTATGTTTAGAGACATCTATTCTGTGTTGGCTGTGTCTATAGAGACATATATTGCGGTGTTTGCTGTATGTACAGAGACGTCTATTCTGTGTTGGCTGTGTATTGAGccatatattgctgtgttgacTGTATGTTTAGAGACATCTATTCTGTGTTGGCTGTGTGTATAGAgacatatattgctgtgttgacTGTATGTTTAGAGACATCTATTCTGTGTTGGCTGTGTATTGAGACATATATTGCGGAGTTTTCTGTATGTACAGAGACGTCTATTCTGTGTTGGCTGTGTCTATAGAgacatatattgctgtgttgacTGTATGTTTAGAGACATCTATTCTGTGTTGGCTGTGTCTATAGAGACATATATTGCGGAGTTTGCTGTATGTACAGAGACGTCTATTCTGTGTTGGCTGTGTGTATAGAGACATATATTGCGGAGTTTGCTGTATGTACAGAGACGTCTATTCTGTGTTGGCTGTGTCTATAGAgacatatattgctgtgttgacTGTATGTTTAGAGACATCTATTCTGTGTTGGCTGTGTCTATAGAGACATATATTGCGGAGTTTGCTGTATGTACAGAGACGTCTATTCTGTGTTGGCTGTGTCTATAGAGACATATATTGCGGAGTTTGCTGTATGTACAGAGACGTCTATTCTGTGTTGGCTGTGTGTATTCAGACATATATTGCGGAGTTTGCTGTATGTACAGAGACGTCTATTCTGTGTTGGCTGTGTGTATTGAGACATATGTTGCGGAGTTTGCTGTATGTACAGAGACGTCTATTCTGTGTTGGCTGTGTGTATTCAGACATATATTGCGGAGTTTGCTGTATGTACAGAGACGTCTATTCTGTGTTGGCTGTGTGTGCAGCGACGTATATTGTTGTATATTTTATCGTAAAGGGACAtaatgttggtgtgttggttgtGTGTATAGAGACatattgttggtgtgttggttgtGTTTATAGAGACATATTGTTGGTGATTTGGTTGTGTGTATAGAGACatattgttggtgtgttggttgtGTGTATAGAGACATAATGTTGGTGCGTTGGTTGTGTGTATAGAGACatattgttggtgtgttggttgtGTGTATAGAGACAtaatgttggtgtgttggttgtGTGTATAGAGACAtaatgttggtgtgttggttgtGTGTATAGAGACAtaatgttggtgtgttggttgtGTGTATAGGGATAtaatgttggtgtgttggttgtTTAGACATGTATACTGCTATGCAAATGTCCAGAAAACCATGGTGACGCTAAGATGATGAAAAGTATGTACAATCGCTTTGTTGAGCGGTTCCCTGGTTGTATGACTAGAAATTTGTGTTGCCGTTCTATCTGTATGCGTTCAACAATGAGTGCTCTTCTTGATCTTGCTCTTTGCAGGAAGCACGGAGGAGTGAAATCGCCCAGATGAAGAATGACATATATAAACTGTCCAGGAGTATGTTTATCAATCCATTTCATGATGTGTGGATACTCAGCACATATTTGTGCGAATGCAATATTTATCTCCGTAAACCTTTAAGAAACGGTTCCCCTTTCTTAATTAGCACTGAGATAGAATTGGTGTCCCGAGTAATTGAAACACTGCCGATAAACTAGCgtcatattttcagatttgttAGTGaaacaaaatgggcttcacatattgtattcatgtggggaatcgaacccaggtctacgacgtgacgaccgaacgcttaagccactaggctacttcaCCACCCCTCAACACCGCCAGGTTTAGTGTATTTGAGTTGTTCATATCATGTAACATTCACGTGGAAGCGCAGCGCGAGAGGGATTATCAATTGCGTTTTAAAAAATCTGCcaaaaggattaaccgataataCTTTTATTGATTATTCACTGATAATTTGCAGCTTTAGCGAGACCAGTGTGAAAAACTCTAAACAGTCTGACTTAACCAATTTATTACGAGTTATAACATCTCACAACATTATACAGATTATCACAATATTAGATTGGGCACGTATATTTTTATTTGCGCTTGATATGTTTCATATAACCTTTATCGGTTGTAATTTGCAATGTTTGAACTTTGTTGTCATATATTTGTTACAGCATTGAACAGAATCACTCCACTACATTAGCGTTAACACTAGGACGTTGTCAACACTAGGACGTTGTCGACACTAGGACACTTCTACTCACATTTTTAAGCCTTTTCGCTATAGTCGTGTGCATGCAAAATATGATTCAGTTAGAAATTCtgtaaactaaactaaactaaagttGCTTATCAAGTTCCCGAGAGCATAATAAAAGTAATAATCAGTAATTATGCCAGGGCTATGTGACAAAAATGTTAAAGAGGTTTCTCTGTGAGCACACCGTATGCAACGGAGAGTGACAGTGGGACCATGTTACGCAGTTATTTCCCCTTATCTTACTTCTAATCCTAAATCATGATCTTTGGGCCACACAAACATCAATCCTGAGGTAAACCTGGTGACTAGCTATCTCTCCTCGTCAAATTTAATACCCTCTGGCTACAtagctacatacatacatacatagctacatacatacatacgtacatacgtacatacatagctacatacatacatacatacatacatacatacatacatacatacatacatacatacatgtaaccattagtatagtgtgaatttactgtattaaaaatatttttttacaaacaATCTTCGTATTATACAATTTTTTCATTGATTAatcaatatattattttatacaTTTCTGGTTTATGAAGGTTAATTAATGTGTCATATCCTACTTATTGCCGTATTTCATAGATCTCTACAAACACATTGAATGATAAAGTAGATAATTTACTTTTATTTACACTATACTTTCCACTATATGGTACCACAAAGGGGCGCCACTTGTCAAACAAGTGGTGACTGGCTATTTGTATTACACGGTTAGATTCGGGACACATTCTTTCTACAAAATGATACCACATTTAGCAATGTCttgacattttgttattttgtatcCAGTCTCCTTAAGACTGATATCCGCGTTCTTTCATAACATGTTTAGTCCCTAGGAGATGAAACTAAACTTTGAAATGTTTATAATTGTTGTCAAAATAAACATGATGGATATATTTTGCagtcactgaaatatttaagtTTCAGAAAAATTACTACATATTCGAATTTATTTCAAGACGAAACTAGAATTTCATCTTTGATCTGAGTGTCGATGCTTCCTCGTGTGATTAGATGCACTTAGGGGTGGCGCAGCAGTCTCGAACCAGTCAACAATTACAGGATATTATCCGGGTACCAACAGGTTGAAACACAATAGCAAAAGCACCAGCCAGTACTTAGAAATTATTCTGGATCAGTGTCCCTTTAAACTGGACTGACACGCATATATTCGTGAAGACAATGATTATGACTTTGGGATTTTACGCGCGCTTTCCGATGATGCGCATTTTGCTGCGTTGCCCGCCAGGCCATTTACACGActcgagtagttacgaatgggccATTTCGTGTTTGATCGAAAGATAATGCAACCTGCAGGGGGCGTTAGGGGGTGTGTAATTATTCTTTGCATGAATTTTTTATTTTGCCAGAAGTGGTAGAGGGAATATGCTTTATTGTTCTGGTATGCTGTAAAGTTTTATTGCATAGTACCTTTTATCACGGTGTATTTGTTAACAAAAGGATcctatttaatcatgtttaggTCTAGAGGATGTAAGGAACAAATTTCTCCAGCGCGAACCAGTTGATCATGAGGTAAGTACAAGTGTGTGTAATCTAAATAAAAGATTATGTTAGGTAGCTACGATCTTGGGTATTCAGTGTTCACCCACCACATTTAGATGGCTCAAGTTATTTATTTTGTGGCTTCAAATTGATactgtctctctctcttgtATGTGCGCATGTGGGTGTGCATGAATACGTGCGTGTTGTTTTAGtatgtgactgtgtgaatgCTTGCATGTATGCCTCCATTTACTTAGCCATCCATAACATGGAGTACTTCACAAGATCTTTTCCACTTCCACTCCGAGGAAGGGTCACTGTATCGTATCATCAACAAAGGATCCTAGCAGATCTCTTTACAGATATTTGCCACACCTTCATATGGCTATGTTGTTATGTCTGTTTCAGCAGCACAGTGGTGTTCCCCGATATGCGTCCTTGCTTCCCCTCCATCAAGACACAGATATGTACAGCCGGAGGGAGGGTCGCGTCTGGAGATCAGCCTTCCTTAAAACACGTGGTATTGTTTGATTTGATCAACATGCGTTCAATAGGTCTGTTCAATCCACTTTCTAAACCCATCCTCAGGATTTGGCTTGATCCTCACATAGTGCTTGACCTTCAAGAAAATATCAGTACATTCAAGCGTCAGCAGATATGGCGTCGGTTACTGTTTGTGTTAATTATTTCACTTAATCGGTCACTCAATCCATACTGTAAAGTTTAGATATTCCTTGTTGCAAATTAAAAGTATCTGGAAACTGTGTTCTCCAAGTGTAGTCAATTTCCTTCCAAAGCAACGCATACTGGAATGCAGGTTTATGGGTGAAAGACATGATAGTCATTTGGGCCAGAACAAAATTCTCAACATCAATTCTACACGATTTAGTCTgcttaagtttgtttttattcacaCCCGTATAATCTAGCCAAGTGCCCCTTAATGAAAAATTAGTAACAATGACTGAAAGTAAGTTATTTCTGCAGG encodes:
- the LOC137265717 gene encoding uncharacterized protein; protein product: MESFLYPRFSRSMDLPYHIQETSSLMKSRGPYVRYIVHATLTSSQRPAPDPLQRQVIERVFNYSLRLLEERIRVSCTRANVHTLNGDQMSILERELIRSEDRLMELFMSEASCEDEPDYEHPPDADSDVGAKSDHHIVPFVLSSHHEELMSCLDTRGTHLLDIMAQNDLLSESDEEDIRKYESHGERNQRVLEVLSTVSPKKSIKCVFDFIKGTNPDLGRRLSRSMQELSHHEHLCATCTVVTQIDPSRIATAMFKNKTIPHSFYKDLRNPAVSSQTKWNRIIDKDLDIAAINALPPKFHHFHDMFGDDKRLICRCDSISVGIEGPPEGVMTRSSGASTFRNWLSKTKEARRSEIAQMKNDIYKLSRSLEDVRNKFLQREPVDHEQHSGVPRYASLLPLHQDTDMYSRREGRVWRSAFLKTRGEEKPEKTRQNIFKRLRKKLRR